In Lysinibacillus sp. 2017, the DNA window AAGAGTAATTTTACTATTTTTTGTAGTAAGGTATTGCTAAGCAAACAAAACAGGAGGTTGCACATATGAATGTATCAAATAAATTACTCGAAGTGAAAGACGTGTGTAAAGTTTTTGGTGAAGGGCAAAATGAAACAATGGCATTAAAAGGCGTAACTTTTGACGTTTTACCAGAGGAGTTTCTTGGCATTATGGGGGCGAGTGGTTCAGGAAAAACAACTTTACTAAATGTAATCGCTACGATGTTAAAGCCAACAGCTGGTGAAATTTTATTAGAAGGTGAAAATATTTCATCCTTTAAAGGTTCACAGCTAGCTGCTTACAGAGGGGATCAAATTGGCTATTTATTTCAGCAATTTGAACTGATTGATAATTTAACGGCAAGAGAAAATATTATGCTACCGCTAGCGATTCACGGTGTGCATTTACAAACGCAGGAGCAAGAGCTACAACAGCTAGCGGAAATCTTTGATATTGAACAGTTATTAACGAAATTTCCATCCCAACTGTCTGGTGGGCAAAAACAACGCGTTGCTGCAGCAAGGGCGCTCATTTCAAATCCAAGTATCGTACTAGCAGATGAGCCAACGGGTGCGTTAGATACGAAAAATGCAAAGGTGCTAATGGAAAAATTGTCGGAGCATAATCAACAGCAAGGCTCGACGATTTTAATGGTGACGCATGATGCCAATGCAGCTAGCTACTGCTCACGTATTTTATTCATTCAAGATGGTGTGATATTCCATGAATTACGACGAAATATACCGACTGAATCGCAAGCGCAATTTTACGAGCGTATCGTGATGGTGATGGCGCAGCTTGCTGGAGGTAGTAGTAATGTTCTTTAATTTCATTCGTCGCAATAGTCGTAAAACGCGAAAAGAAAATGGCGTTTATTTTGCCTCGCTCGTTGTATCGATTATCGCATTTTACGTGATTTTATCGTTAGGTGAGCAAGATGTGATGCAATATTTACAGACGATTGAAAGCAATGCTGTGTCGCGGTTAATGCTACTAATTCCAGTATTGTACGGCGTGTCACTTATATTTGTGTTCTTTCTCGTCTATTTTGCGAATCGCTATCAGTTAAAGCAGCGTAGTCATGAGCTGGGCTTATATATGATGATGGGCATGAAACAAAGTAAGCTATTTTTTATGATGATGGGTGAGGTCGTTTGGAATAGTCTGGTGGCGCTTTGTATCGGCTTACCGATTGCCTTGTTTTTAACAGAGCTTATTAATTTAACGACTTCTCGATTAGTCGGAATGGGCATTATCGGTCATGCCTTTCGTATTTCATGGACGGGGCTAATTTTAACGGTTTGTGGCTTCTTCCTCGTACAGCTTGTAGCGATGCTGAAGTTAAGCTTTACGATGAGCAGAAAAGAGCCGCTTGAATTACTTCATGAGAATAAGGAAAAATCACAGGCTACGATGACACCGAAATGGGGTGCAGTGAGCCTTATATCCGGTACGGCGTTACTGTTCGGGACAATCTTTTTAAGTACCGCCTACGCGTTAGCGATTTTATATTTTAGAGATTTTGATTACCGCATATTTGCACTAATTATACTAGTGGGTCTACTAGGAACGTTTATTTTATTCCGCGGTCTAGGTAGTTTAATTGGCGTTTATGTGAAGAAAAAAGGGAAGTCGGCAACGGGCTTGTCGATGTTTACAGCAAGACAGCTTCAGGAAAATGTGCTGCATCAATGGAGCTCACTAGCAATTTCGTCGTTGCTTATTTTAATGGCAGTAGTATGCTTTGCGTTCGGAACCTCGAATGCTTTAACGCAGGATAAAGCAGCAACGCGTACTATAGACTATACATTTAATGGTGACAAGAAAGACGTTGAAGCAGTTGTGCAATCAGAGGAAGTGGCACCATATGTTGATGAGTTTTACGGTATGGCGTTACATAGCTTTTATGAAGCGGATGAGACATCGACATTAAACTATCATTTTGCTTGGACAGGATTAATGGATGAAATCTCAAAGGCAGCACCTTCTGAGTCAAAAGATATTTTAATGAATAATTTCTCACAGGCAAGCAGCATGTATTTCATTTCATTATCGAGCTATAACGAAATGCTACAAGCAGCAGGGAAGAAGCCAATTGCGTTTGCTGATGGTGAAGTGGCGATGTACTCAAGTGATGTTTCCGGGACTTCTTATGATTTGTTAAAAGAGCTATTAAAAAATAAACCGACGATTGAAATTGCTGATCGAGATTATTCGTTAGCACCGAATTTATATGCAGATAATATTGTAGCGGACAGAGAAATAACGTTAATGTATGCACTAATCGTACCGGATACGCTGTTTGATGAATATTTTGCTGATGCTGATACGTGGCTATGGAACATGACGTTAAAAGATGATTTCATTCAGGAAAAAGGACTTATGCAGGCAATGCTTGAAGTCGATCAAGTACTTCAGACAAAGGGCGTGCCGTTTGAAAGCTACCTTGCAAGTATGGGCAGACAGTTGTTTTATACAGTAGCAGCAACGTACACAACGTTTTACTTAGGGGTGATGTTTTTACTAATCGCCAATACGGTCTTAGGCTTAAACTTTTTAATGCAACAACGAAGCACGCGTAGTCGTTACGAAACGCTAATGATGCTCGGTGCGAGTGTATTGTCGATTTGTCAGTCTGCACGTAAACAAATTTGGTTATATTTCATTTTAGCGATCTCAGTGGCATTAGTTAGCGGCGTTTTTGGGATTTGGACTTTAGTCACGGCACTACCAGCGACGGAGTTTAATGTGCGCAATATCGTCGTTATGGGACTTGTTGTGCTACTATTTATAGTAATCGAAGTGTTGTACATTCGTATGATTCAACGAAAAAGCGACGCAGAAATTCAAAAGCTAAACGATATAGACTAGAGGTGTTTGGATGGCGAATATTGTCATCGTAGAGGATGATCCATTCCTACGCGAAGAATTACAACATATTTTACAAAAGGGGGGTACTCAGTTGTGAGTATCTCTACTTTTGATACACCGGTAGAGGCGGTAATACAAGCCGATCCGTCACTCGTACTACTCGATTTAAACTTACCGAATATGTCCGGCTTTCAAATTTGCCGAACGTTAAAGGCGAAGGGTGTTGGGCCAATATTAGTGTTAACAGCACGCAACCAGTTACGGGACGAGTTGCATGCATTAGAGCTTGGGGCGGATGATTTTTTAAATAAACCGTGTCACCCGAAACGACTAATCGCCCGAATCGAAAAGTTACAGCAACTGTACGCTACAATGCCTGCACTATTGAAATGGGCGGAACTTACATTAGATGAAAGAGCCAATATTTTATATGCTGCTCAGCAGTCTGTTGCACTCTCAGAAAATGAAGCGATTATGATGAAACTATTTATAAACAATGCACCAGCAATTGTAACAAAGGAGCAACTTTTTACGGCGCTATGGGGAAGCAGTGAATTTGTAGACGAGAACATTTTACAGGTGAATATGACGAGACTCCGAAAAACGTTAGAAAAAGTGGGCATGTCGCAGTCAATTAAAACGGTCAGAGGTGTTGGCTATCAATTAGTAGGGGGCGAAACTTCATGAAAAAAGTAAATTGGCTACATCTCCCTCAGCACGCCTATTACTGGATTATACTGCTTTGTGTGAATAGCGCTTTATTTATATTTTTAGCGTGGGTTGCTTATCCAAAAGAATTTAAAGCATTAGTACTAGCGATGCTCATTTTTACAATAGTTACGATATTGATTGGGGTAGTTGTTACATGGAAAAAACAGCGAAAAAACCAACATATTTTTTATCAATTTTTAAAGGACCCCTCTCTTGAGAAGGAAGCACAATTATCACAAACTTTAGGAAACGCATATATAGAAGTAGTACACGCTTTAGCAAATGAATTACGTCGCTTACAAGATGAAGCACAAGAGGCAAAGCATCAATCATTAGAGTACAAGACGTTTATTGAAAGCTGGGTGCATGAAATTAAAACACCACTTTCACTGCTTCATTTTGTGTTACAAAATCGAAAAGACGAAATGTCTTCGTTAGTTTATCAAAGGCTAGATCATGCAAATATAACAATTCATGATTATGTAGAACGTATATTATTTTTTGCCAAGCTCCAAGCAGTGCATGTAGATTATAGCTTGAAAAAAGTATCAATTTTTGAATGCTTTGAAGATGTCTTACTAGAGCTTCAATCATTATTGGAAGAGCAGCAGGTAGGTGTTCATACGGAAATCAAGGACATCCCTGTTGTATCTGATGAAAGAGCGCTTCATTTTATTTTGATCCAGTTACTTGTGAATGCCATTAAATATCGAAACGTAGATAGTGAGAGCTTCATTAGGATAGAAACAGGCTTTGAACATGCAAAAGACAGCTATTATATAAAAGTAGCTGACAATGGGCTAGGTGTCTTGCAATCAGACTTACCATTTATATTTGATAAAGGCTTTACTGGAGACACTAACAATCAAAAGCAGTCTACAGGAATGGGCTTATTTTTAGTGAAAAAACTATGTGACGATTTGCAAATTGAAATGGACGTTGAGTCAGAATATATGCATGGTTTTACAATGAAGTTGTTGTTTCCAAAGGTTTAAATGGTTTCTATGAAAATATAATAAATGTAGAAAGAATGTCCCCAAACCAATTGAAGACATTATTGGCATCACGCCCTCTATGGAGCGTATTCGTCAATCTGAAATGGAAGAGGGTTATATCGGCATTGTGTGGCGAGATCAAGCGTATAAACAGCCGGGCGAACTGCGGGCTTCGTTTGGTTTAAAGAGCGTACAGGCAATCTTATGTTAACATTTGCGCAATGTGAAGAAATCGCTATAAAGTTTTTAAGCATGTACTTTCCTGCATTTTTACCTTTTTTACAAATAAAAGTGAAAGACGCTTCGTTCAACGAAGAACATCGAGCATTTTTCTATTTTGGTTTATTTGTACAAGATTCAGATTTTCTGGGTAACAGCAATGACTTAGGGGGAACATTTTAATGAAAAAAATAGTTAGTTCAATTTTGGCTTTGATTGTTTTATTAATTGTAGTATTCCTTTTACTTTTTAATAAAGAAACAACATTGAAAGAGGAAGGTTTTGGAGGGGGAATTGAAAAAGTAAGCGAAATAGAGATAAGTAGAGTTAGTGGTTCTGATGAAAAAAAGATAAATCTCTATGATGGGCAAGCAAAAGAGCTGTTTAATCAATTTCTAAATACAAAATTAAGTAAAGTAGAAAATGTAGATGGGGAATTCACTGAATCATTCTATATAATCATTAGAGATAATGAAAAAAGAGCTTTAGGAATTAGAATTGATAACACCCTTGCTTTTTCACCATATGACTACAATGGAAATAGCAAAAACAATAAAGATTATTTATTAGAGGATGATTCTATATTAAAATCAATAGAACAGTTTTTCGAATGACTAAACTTCATTTAAGAAAAGAATTATAATTATAGAAAATAATTCATGCGAAAAACGCTCAGTTTAAAATGCTGAGCGTTTTTACTTGTCAATTATATTGTTGATTTTCTGTTTAAATATATGCTAATAGTGTTGTTAATTGCACCGATTTTACTATTTTTCTCCCTGTCAACCGAACCCGTTAACAATAATGGGCTTTCCTTTTTTCTGTATATTAACGCCATTATTTTTCCCTTTGAAGTTTAAATTCACTAAACTTTTTGTTAAGTTATTGTAAAAAAGTTACATCCATAGTTTAATTAAACTATCTAATTTGGAATTGTAGGTGAAAGAATGGATTCTTTAGGCGAGCGTATTAAAAAGCTGCGCAAAGCAAAAAAGTATACACAAACTGAACTTGCTGGAAACCGTCTGACAAAGGGTATGCTTAGTTTAATTGAGAACGGAAAAGCACAGCCATCAATGGAAAGTTTGCGTTTTTTAGCGAAGCAATTAGATGTTGAAGTCAGTGAATTATTGGACGATGGGACCCTGGCTCAACTACGAAATTTATATACGAATATTGAAGAAGACATTGAAAAAAGAAGTTTAATGATTGATCCAGAAGAAGTATTATCGTTAACAATAAAAATCATCGAAAAAATAGAGCCTTATTTAGCCCAAATTCAAGGAATTAACTATGAACAAATTCGTATACGTGAAGTCTATTTTTTAATGAATCGTACTATCAATAAAGCGAAATCTTTGGATGAGTATTGGAAATTCATTAACCAATATGAAGCAATCCATGCGTATAGCCGCATGTTGCGATGTTACTTCTATTTAGCGTTTGCGGCAATGGAACAACGTAATTACGAAGGTACTTTAGATATTTTGAAAAAAGGGGAACAACGAATCGCCCCTTATGAATTGTTAATTGACCCAATCGCTAAGTTAGACTTTTACTATAATTTAACAGTAGCCTATTCAGCGGTAGATAATGTGGAAATGGCAGAATATTATTTACAGAAGGCGATGGAATTTGCGAAGAGAAAGCAGATTTTTTATCGAATGGATAGTTTTTATGAACTATTATTTGTGCTTTCCATTGCAAATAAAGAGCATGATAAAAGTGAAGTGTATATAAACAAATTATTATTACTTTCAGATTTTGCAGATGATAACTCCATTAAGATGGCTTCAGCATTTTGTAATTTACATTATATAAATAATGTAGAGCATCAATACGAAAAAGTCGACCTATTAATGGGAGAGTATAGAGATTCACAATATTTTTCACAAAATCCCAAATTTATTTGTGAACAAATGTATGCACAATTTATGTTAAAAAATTATGAGCGTACCATTGAGTATGGGCAGAACTTATCCATTCCAAATTTTATTCACCATCCGATTGATTTAGCTCGATATTATCGCTACTTTGCAGTTCGTGCAATGGCTTATTACCATATGAAAGATTTTGACGCAGCAAAGCGAGACATCATTTATGCTAAAAATGGGGTAGAAGATTTCTCAAATACAATTTATAAGCAATTTGTTTTAGATGCATATAACGTAATATTTTTTGATTAGAAAAATATCATTCGTATAAAACAGCACGAATGGTTGTCTTTCTTGTGTTCTTACACTTAAAAAGGGTTTAGGCTAACGCCTAAACCCTTTTGTTATTTATCCCAATGCGTATTAATAAATTCATCTCTGCCTGACTTTGCGCGATCTTCTTTATAGTGACCCTGTTCTTTTTTATAATAATCTTGATGATAATCTTCTGCAGGCCAAAATATTTGTGCATCAGCAATTTCCGTTACAATAGGCTTTTTAAAGCGACCACTATGAGCAAGTTGTACTTTTGATTGTTCAGCTACTAATTTTTGTTGTTCGTTATGTGTAAATATTACCGTTTTATAAGATTCACCACGATCGTGGAACTGTCCACCTGCATCTGTTGGGTCGATTTGCATCCAGTAAATTTCTAATAAGCGTTCATAACTAAAAATGGTTGGATCAAATTCAATTTGTACGACTTCTACGTGTCCGGAATCGCCGCGCTTTACATCTTCATATGTAGGATTATCAATATGCCCGCCCATATAACCACTTGTTACCTTTTTAATACCATCCCATTGATCAAATGGCTTTACCATGCACCAAAAACAGCCGCCAGCAAATGTTGCTTTTTCCATGTTGTTTCACTCCTCAAATTGCCAATTTAAATATGCTGTATTCTAACACGTAAATATTTGTTCTTCAATGGTAAAATAAATGTGTAAGATCGATAAATTATGGAAAATGGTATAGTAGTAGGTATATATTGCAACTTCATATACACTTTAGACGTCTTACTTTCACGTATAGAAGGGAAGTTTTAAAATGGAAGAAAATTCACGTCCAGTACGCTTTAAAAAAAAGAAGAAGTTAAGAAAAGGACGAACACTGTTTGCCATTCTTTTTCTAATCATTGCTGGGTTACTAATTTTTAGCTATATGCAATATCAAAATGGATTAAAACTTGCTGATGAAACCAATATGCCGGCAGAGGATTTTACACCTGACGACGATGATGAAATTATTGAGAATATATTAATTATCGGTGTAGATAGCCGCGGTGAAGAACAGTCTCGTTCAGATACAATGATGCTCTTGTCTTGGAACCAAGATACAAACAAAATGAAACTCGTGTCCTTTATGCGTGACATATATGCAGATATTCCTGAGTATCAATCATATAAATTAAATACTGCCTATTACTTAGGTGGTGTATCGCTGTTACAAACAACATTAAATAATATGTTTGATATTACAGTTGATCACTATGCGCTTATTGATTTTAAAAGCTTTGAGACATTAATTGATATACTGGCACCAAATGGGATTGAAATGGATGTTGAAAAGAACATGAGTGGTGATATTAAAGTTGAATTAACAAAAGGTCTACAAAAATTAGATGGTAAAGAATTATTAGGCTATGCAAGGTTCCGTTCAGATTCAGAAGGGGACTTCGGACGTGTGGCACGTCAGCAGAAAGTAATTGAAGCATTGAAAGATGAACTTGTTTCTCCTAAAAACATGAAAAATATCCCGAAATTTATCGGGGCAGCACAAGGATACATTACAACTGATATTTCAAGTAGAGATCAACTTGCTACGGTCCTTAAAGCCGTTACAGGTGGAGGCATGGGTGTTGAAAAATTGACCATTCCTGCAGAAGGAACGTACGAATTTAAAGAATACAGACACGCGGGCTCGGTACTTCAAATCGATAAAGAAAAAAATAAACAAATTTTACATGATTTTTTACAATTAACAGAGTAAGCATTATATCAATATGAAAAAACAATGATAAAATAGAGTGTATATAAAAATTTGTCGATTTGTCGGGGTGGTTTTTTGGAAAAAGAAAAAGGAATAAACAAAAACAAGCCTTTACCTGAAGAAGGAGTAAAAACCAGTGTTTTTTCTTCGCGCTTCATTCAATTTTTAGGTGGTAAAAATATTTTATTCCTATTAATTATTATTTTAATGCTTGGTTGTACCATTTTTGTGTACGACAAGATTGCATTTATATTTGAACCACTTAGTGTGTTATTTGAGGTCATCATTTTACCTGGGGTTCTGGGCGTCATATTATACTACTTACTACGACCACCTTTAAATTTACTTGTAAAATGGAAAGTGCCTAGACCATTAGGCATACTGATTTTGTACATTATTGTCGTTGCGCTTATTACATTAGTTGTATTACTAGTCTATCCGTTTTTACGAGACCAGTTAACAAATTTAGCACAGGAATTTCCTGTTGTTTTTATGTCCTTTGCGGATCAAGTTTTAAGTTTTATAAATAATTCACAATTTGATGAGTTTCTCCAAACGGTTAATGTCGATTACAATCGAGTTTTAACAGACTTTACCGATGATTTAGTGAATACAGTTAAAGATACAATGTCCAGTGTTGCATCAAGTGTTGCTTCGGGGATTACAGGCTTTGTTTCTGCATTAACAGGAATCCTATTATCATTAGTTATTGTACCTTTCATCACATTTTATTTATTGTATGAAGGTCATAAAATGCCGGGCTTTATTCTACGCTTATTTCCTCCACGTATGCGTAAAGAAATTGGCGCTGTTTTACACGATATGGACAAACAAATTAGTTCTTACGTACAAGGGCAAATTTTAGTATCGTTTTGTATCGGAATTATGATGACAATCGGTTTTTTAATTATACGTATGCCCTATGCGTTATTAATTGGCTTTTTAGCAATGATTACAAGTGTTGTTCCGTATTTAGGACCTGTAATTGCTGCAACACCAGCTGCTATTATTGCCATCGTACATTCACCATGGCTCCTTGTAAAACTGATTATTGTCTGGACAATCGTTCAATTAATAGAAGGGAAGTTTATTTCCCCTCAAATTATGGGTAAATCATTGAGTATTCACCCAATCTCTATTATATTTGTCTTATTAACAGCTGGTTCGTTATTTGGTGTTGCTGGAGTTGTATTAGGACTTCCAGGTTATGCTTTAATTAAAGTCATAGTAACCCATGTATATCGTTTATTCAAAGAGCGGTATAATCGTTTTCAACCAGATAATAGTAATTTATATGAAGATACCAAAAGTAAGTAATTTAAATCGGTAGCAATCGCTGCCGATTTTTTTTAAAATCATATTAAGGTAGTTACAAAAAAGCGGGGGATTTAACATGATGAGTAAATGGTTAACAATAGTCGAAAAAAATGGGGTTAAAGTTGAAACTGTCATTGAAAAGACAGAGTTAGTTGAAGGGGATTCACTAAATGGTACTGTGTATATTACGTCAGAAAATGAAGAAGAAAAAATAGATTGTATCTCATTGAAGGTACTAAGTAATGAACCAACAGGTGAATTGCACTTGATTGCCAAACATTCATTCCAACTTGTAGGAAGTATTCATTCGAAAGAAGCCGAAATGGTACCGTTTGAATTGATACCTGATGACCGCTGGAATAATGATACAGATGACAATCAGCTGATTTTTAAAACATCCGTATTGTTTTTAGACGGAACTGAAATTGAAGAGGTTGGAATTATTTCATATTATATGGAGTAATCTAACTATGTAAAAAGAGCATTCGATTGAATTCGAATGCTCCTTTTTTAATTGTTTATGCTAATGTTTTTAATCGTTCTACTGCTTTTATTAATGTTTCAACTGGTTGTACTAAAGCTAAACGCAAATAGCCTTCACCCGCGGTACCAAATGTTGTACCCGGTACCATAACAACGCCCGTTTCTTCAATGGCTTTAAACGCAAAGTCTATACAGTTCATTGTTGAAGGGTATTTCGCCCAAACGAACATGCCACCATCACTTGGTGCAACTTCCCATCCTATTGACGTTAACCCATCCATTAATGTTTTATGACGAACAGAGAATGTTTTACGAAGTTCAGCAGTTACAACTTCTGCATTATCAAGTGCCATAGCAGCTACTAGTTGAATCGGTTCGAAAATACCGAAATCTAGGTTTGATTTTAATTGTTTCATAATACCGATCAATTCCGCATTCCCTACGATATAAGCAATACGAGTTCCTGCTAAGCTGAAGCTTTTTGATAGCGAGTTTATTTCTAAACCAACTTCTTTCGCACCAGGAGTAGCTAGGAAGCTAATTGGGGCATCTCCTTTAAAGTAAAACTCTGAGTAAGCAGCATCATGTAAAACAATAATATTGTATTGTTTAGCAAAAGCAACCACTTCTTCAAAGTATTCTAATGAAGGCATTGCTGGTACTGGATTTCCTGGTAAGTTTAAAATCAGCAATTTCGCCTTTTGTAAAACTTCTTCTGGAACTGCTTTTAAATCGGGCAAATAATTATTTTCTTTTGTAAGTGGCATGTAGTATGGTACCGCGCCAGCTAAGTGAATCCCTGCATCATAAGCGACATAGGCTGGGTTTGTTGTTAATACAACATCACCAGGGTCACAAAAGGCGACAGGAAGATGAACTAATCCTTCTTGAGAGCCGATTGTTTGAACTACTTCACAAGATGGATCTAATTCTACGCCATTGACACGTTTATAATAGCGACATACTGCGTCGTTAAATGTTTGAATACCCGTTAATGTATAACCATATGAAGAAGAAAGTGCAGTTAATTCTGACATTTCACTTCGTAAATTTTCAGCAGGTGGAATATCCGGGCTACCTAAGCTAAGATCGATTAATTCCATCCCTTTTTGTTGTTGGTTTATTGCGTGTTGTTTTAAATCTCCAAAAATAGATGGAGTAAATAACGACATTTTTTTTGATGGTTGGATATTCAATTTGTAACACTCCTTAATACTTTTCAAATGTAGCCCCATTTTATCATACTCATCACGTATAATGGGGAGGATATCAGAAAATAGAGTTAATTCATTCTATTAAAGCGGGATAATGAAATGTAAGAGCAAATTTCTACGCAAGCAAAGGGGATTCCTATGAAAATTTATTCATTAAGTGGTGCAAGTGGGACCGGTAAAAGTACGTCGGCACTTGAATTAGCGTATTTACATAACATCGAAGGAATAATCGATGATGGCATATTAATCATTCATGGCGAAAAATGTGCAGGGACAAGTGCGAAATTCGAAAAAAATGCGTTCACTGCTGTACGTCGTGCCATATTTCTAGAAGATGCACATCGGAATGAAGTGAAAAGTGCAATCGAACAAAGTAATATTCATTCATTACTAATCATCGGTACGAGCGACAAAATGACAAAAAAAATTGCAGCTAGATTAGATGTTGGTACGATTGATACATTTATCTATGTAGAGGACGTAAGAACACAAAAAGAGATTCGCCAGGCACAGTTTATTCGCCAAACCCAAGGAAAACATGTCATGCCCATTCCACATGCCCAAGTAGAGCAAAATTTTTTTAAACGTATTATTCAAAAAGGACGAGATATCTTTTTAAATAAGAAAAAAATAGGCGAGACGACGATTGTGCAACCTGACTTTCATAAAGAGCGCATCGAAATTGCACGCGCAGTTTATGTCGCTGTATTACATCAAATTTTATCGGAAAGTGATATTGTAGCGAAATTTGAAATCATGCATTTAGCTACTGAAGCCATTCCCCAAATGCAAATTGCTGTTTATTTGCACGCACCAATTTCATATGATGTAATCATGCATCTAACGCTATTGCAAAAAGAAATTTCTCATCAATTTTTACTTCACTTTGGCATTGAACCAGAATTTATTCATTTACAAGTGAGAGGAATAAAATAACAGAGGTAAAATTTGAGATAAAACACCATCTTTCTGTGATGAAAAATGGTGTTTTTTGTTTGGTTAAAATTATATTGGCACTTCTTCTTATTATTTGTATTCTTTCTACATTTAAATAAAAGGAATTTTTAAAATTTTCAAAAAATGAATTGTATTTTATGAAAAATAATTATATTCTATATATCAATTGGTGGTTGAACCAATAACGTTAGAGGTCCAACCAATAGAAATATGGGGGATGAACATGAATTATATCGAACAATTACAGAAAATGCTGTCATCGGAACAAGTCACGACAAACGATGTACTACTTGAACAACATAGTAAAGATGAATCTTACCACGAATCACATTTACCTGATGTAGTTATTTTTCCAAAATCGACAGAGGAAGTAAGTCAAGTTGTTGCATTTGCAAATGAACATCAAATACCAGTCGTACCATTTGGACTTGGTACAAGTTTAGAAGGGCATGTCATTCCTTATAATGGGGGGATTTCACTCGATCTATCACTTATGAATGCTGTTCTTGAAGTACGTCCAGATGATTTTTTAGTAAAGGTCCAACCAGGTTTAACACGAAGTCAACTCAATAAAGAATTAAAGAAATACGGTTTGTTTTTCTCAGTAGATCCTGGTGCAGATGCAACGCTTGGTGGAATGGCAGCAACAAATGCTAGCGGAACAACTTCCGTTCGATATGGTATCATGCGCGATCAAGTTCGTGATTTAGAAGTTGTTTTAGCAAATGGAGACATTATACATACAGGAGGTTTAGCAGCGAAATCATCTTCTGGTTATCATCTCAATAGTCTACTTGTCGGTTCTGAAGGCACATTAGGTGTTATTACAGAGTTAACATTACGCGTTTATGGTATTCCAGAAAAAATTGTAGCGGGCCGTGCAACATTTAATTCCGTTCAACTAGCCGTTGATTCAGTCGTTGCATTAAAGCAAGCGGGCATTCCAATGGCACGCATCGAACTTGTCGATCAAC includes these proteins:
- a CDS encoding ABC transporter ATP-binding protein, with translation MNVSNKLLEVKDVCKVFGEGQNETMALKGVTFDVLPEEFLGIMGASGSGKTTLLNVIATMLKPTAGEILLEGENISSFKGSQLAAYRGDQIGYLFQQFELIDNLTARENIMLPLAIHGVHLQTQEQELQQLAEIFDIEQLLTKFPSQLSGGQKQRVAAARALISNPSIVLADEPTGALDTKNAKVLMEKLSEHNQQQGSTILMVTHDANAASYCSRILFIQDGVIFHELRRNIPTESQAQFYERIVMVMAQLAGGSSNVL
- a CDS encoding ABC transporter permease; the protein is MFFNFIRRNSRKTRKENGVYFASLVVSIIAFYVILSLGEQDVMQYLQTIESNAVSRLMLLIPVLYGVSLIFVFFLVYFANRYQLKQRSHELGLYMMMGMKQSKLFFMMMGEVVWNSLVALCIGLPIALFLTELINLTTSRLVGMGIIGHAFRISWTGLILTVCGFFLVQLVAMLKLSFTMSRKEPLELLHENKEKSQATMTPKWGAVSLISGTALLFGTIFLSTAYALAILYFRDFDYRIFALIILVGLLGTFILFRGLGSLIGVYVKKKGKSATGLSMFTARQLQENVLHQWSSLAISSLLILMAVVCFAFGTSNALTQDKAATRTIDYTFNGDKKDVEAVVQSEEVAPYVDEFYGMALHSFYEADETSTLNYHFAWTGLMDEISKAAPSESKDILMNNFSQASSMYFISLSSYNEMLQAAGKKPIAFADGEVAMYSSDVSGTSYDLLKELLKNKPTIEIADRDYSLAPNLYADNIVADREITLMYALIVPDTLFDEYFADADTWLWNMTLKDDFIQEKGLMQAMLEVDQVLQTKGVPFESYLASMGRQLFYTVAATYTTFYLGVMFLLIANTVLGLNFLMQQRSTRSRYETLMMLGASVLSICQSARKQIWLYFILAISVALVSGVFGIWTLVTALPATEFNVRNIVVMGLVVLLFIVIEVLYIRMIQRKSDAEIQKLNDID
- a CDS encoding response regulator transcription factor, which codes for MSISTFDTPVEAVIQADPSLVLLDLNLPNMSGFQICRTLKAKGVGPILVLTARNQLRDELHALELGADDFLNKPCHPKRLIARIEKLQQLYATMPALLKWAELTLDERANILYAAQQSVALSENEAIMMKLFINNAPAIVTKEQLFTALWGSSEFVDENILQVNMTRLRKTLEKVGMSQSIKTVRGVGYQLVGGETS
- a CDS encoding HAMP domain-containing sensor histidine kinase; translated protein: MKKVNWLHLPQHAYYWIILLCVNSALFIFLAWVAYPKEFKALVLAMLIFTIVTILIGVVVTWKKQRKNQHIFYQFLKDPSLEKEAQLSQTLGNAYIEVVHALANELRRLQDEAQEAKHQSLEYKTFIESWVHEIKTPLSLLHFVLQNRKDEMSSLVYQRLDHANITIHDYVERILFFAKLQAVHVDYSLKKVSIFECFEDVLLELQSLLEEQQVGVHTEIKDIPVVSDERALHFILIQLLVNAIKYRNVDSESFIRIETGFEHAKDSYYIKVADNGLGVLQSDLPFIFDKGFTGDTNNQKQSTGMGLFLVKKLCDDLQIEMDVESEYMHGFTMKLLFPKV
- a CDS encoding helix-turn-helix domain-containing protein, with amino-acid sequence MDSLGERIKKLRKAKKYTQTELAGNRLTKGMLSLIENGKAQPSMESLRFLAKQLDVEVSELLDDGTLAQLRNLYTNIEEDIEKRSLMIDPEEVLSLTIKIIEKIEPYLAQIQGINYEQIRIREVYFLMNRTINKAKSLDEYWKFINQYEAIHAYSRMLRCYFYLAFAAMEQRNYEGTLDILKKGEQRIAPYELLIDPIAKLDFYYNLTVAYSAVDNVEMAEYYLQKAMEFAKRKQIFYRMDSFYELLFVLSIANKEHDKSEVYINKLLLLSDFADDNSIKMASAFCNLHYINNVEHQYEKVDLLMGEYRDSQYFSQNPKFICEQMYAQFMLKNYERTIEYGQNLSIPNFIHHPIDLARYYRYFAVRAMAYYHMKDFDAAKRDIIYAKNGVEDFSNTIYKQFVLDAYNVIFFD
- the msrA gene encoding peptide-methionine (S)-S-oxide reductase MsrA, whose translation is MEKATFAGGCFWCMVKPFDQWDGIKKVTSGYMGGHIDNPTYEDVKRGDSGHVEVVQIEFDPTIFSYERLLEIYWMQIDPTDAGGQFHDRGESYKTVIFTHNEQQKLVAEQSKVQLAHSGRFKKPIVTEIADAQIFWPAEDYHQDYYKKEQGHYKEDRAKSGRDEFINTHWDK